AGGCGCTGGAGCAGTTTGTACTTTATACCGGGGTGCGGCCTACGCAGGAGCAGTTCCAGGCGGCGGTGGCCTTCGCCCGGAGCTGACGCCCTGTAGGAGCGAGCTTGCTCGCGAAAAACGTCAACGATAATGCGTATTTTCTGAATGAACGCGGTGCCAGTGAGTTTTTCGCGAGCAAGAGCTAGGCGCCCCCCTCGCTCCTACAGACGGTGGTGTGCGCTTACCTGACTGGCATTAGCGCAAGGTTGAATCTCGTCAGGCCTGTTCCAACTGGGCCAGGCGTTCTTCCAGGGCGGCGATCCGCGCTTCCAGCTCTTCGATGCGCTCGGCGCCGACGGTCGCGCCGCCACGCTCCACCGGGTTCCCGCGCGCCGCAATAATCGCTTCGATATCCGCCGGGTCGCCCAACGCATGGGTATACCGATCCTCGCGCTGCCCTGCCTGACGCGGCACCAGCACCGCCAGGCCCCGGGCAATCAGACGTTCCAGCTGATGCACCACTTGCTCGGCGTCCTCAAAGTCATGCATGCGCCCGCTGCGGGTCAGCAACTCGTTGACTGTCTGTGGTCCTCGCAGGAACAGCAGCCCGATCAGGATCACCTGCGCCGGTACCAGTTCCAGCGCCTTGTCGACACGATGTTCCCAGCGGTCGGCGCGGCTGCCCATGACCAGCCGGGTATAACCCTGGCCTTCCAGTGCGCGCAAGCTCTGGCCAACCTGGCCCTGG
This genomic stretch from Pseudomonas orientalis harbors:
- a CDS encoding YceH family protein; the protein is MTAEHDTDTLEPRLNSTEIRVLGCLIEKQATNPETYPLTLNALVLACNQKTSREPVTNLSQGQVGQSLRALEGQGYTRLVMGSRADRWEHRVDKALELVPAQVILIGLLFLRGPQTVNELLTRSGRMHDFEDAEQVVHQLERLIARGLAVLVPRQAGQREDRYTHALGDPADIEAIIAARGNPVERGGATVGAERIEELEARIAALEERLAQLEQA